One stretch of Nicotiana tabacum cultivar K326 chromosome 18, ASM71507v2, whole genome shotgun sequence DNA includes these proteins:
- the LOC107811799 gene encoding pollen receptor-like kinase 1 → MAQTTQKNYKIKNKNNQNNKHLPFLFVIAFLLAFVTTPSEGKLSEAEILLKFSQSLKYDGNPFSTWNANVPPCVKGNNKPNWNSLFCEGGMVYGLNLENLGLSGILDVDTLKELPNLRTISVLSNNFEGSLPPLNKLPALKSAYFSNNKFSGPIDGKTFEGMNSLKKLHLANNQFTGQLPPIFGELPKLVELNVQNNKFEGPIPSSLSRLYFSSFQGNDGLCGPPLTKSCNEEAPKKQESSSYVWKIALIVVVVVAVIGLIAIVLITRRKNNNSQQEVTLGSSNISPTTHEPKLTSADLNKLEQGQVAASPDRSNDGKRAEQGQKLLFLKDDIEKFDLPDLLKASAEVLGSGVFGSTYKAALSTGPVMVVKRFRHMNKVGKEDFHEHMRRLGRLSHKNLLPVLAFYYRKEEKLLVFEYVNNVSLAVYLHGNSKSRGNQSLDWPTRLKIVKGVAKGILYLYNELPSLTAPHGHLKSSNVLLTETFEPVLTDYALLPVVNIEHAQEHMISYKAPEYKQTSKINRKTDVWTLGMLILEILTGKFPSNLLGKGSQDTDDLATWVNSVLGEDSSKEEVFDKEMKGTQDCEGEMMKLLKVGLSCCEADVEKRWDIKEAVEKIEEVKEKGAAGDGDFFSSVAASDETDMHNSR, encoded by the exons ATGGCACAAACTACACAAAAAAACtacaaaatcaaaaacaaaaacaaccaaaacaataaACATCTCCCCTTCCTCTTCGTTATCGCGTTTTTACTAGCATTTGTCACCACCCCATCAGAGGGGAAATTATCAGAAGCTGAGATTCTGCTCAAGTTTAGTCAATCTTTAAAATATGATGGCAACCCCTTTTCAACATGGAATGCCAATGTACCACCTTGCGTTAAAGGGAATAATAAGCCTAATTGGAATAGTCTTTTTTGTGAAGGTGGTATGGTTTATGGTTTGAATCTTGAAAATCTTGGTTTAAGTGGTATCCTTGATGTGGACACGTTAAAAGAGTTGCCTAATTTGAGAACCATAAGTGTATTGAGTAATAATTTTGAAGGGTCTTTGCCACCTTTGAATAAACTACCTGCATTAAAAAGTGCTTATTTTTCAAACAATAAATTCTCTGGGCCAATTGATGGCAAGACTTTTGAAGGGATGAATTCGTTAAAGAAGCTTCACCTAGCAAATAATCAATTTACAGGACAACTCCCTCCCATATTCGGTGAATTGCCAAAGCTCGTGGAGTTGAATGTACAAAATAATAAGTTTGAGGGTCCAATTCCTTCTTCCCTTTCTCGtctatatttttcttcttttcaag GAAATGATGGTCTATGTGGTCCACCTTTAACAAAATCATGCAACGAGGAGGCACCAAAAAAGCAAGAATCATCATCATATGTTTGGAAGATTGCCCTTATTGTCGTGGTGGTTGTTGCTGTTATAGGTCTAATTGCCATTGTACTCATAACTCGTCGCAAGAATAATAATTCCCAACAGGAAGTTACTCTAGGATCATCAAACATATCACCAACAACtcatgagccaaaactcacatcaGCTGATCTAAACAAATTGGAACAAGGCCAAGTTGCTGCATCTCCTGATCGTTCTAACGATGGCAAAAGAGCTGAACAAGGACAAAAGCTTTTGTTCTTGAAAGATGACATTGAGAAATTTGATTTGCCAGATTTATTAAAGGCCTCAGCTGAAGTTTTGGGCAGTGGTGTGTTTGGTTCAACTTATAAAGCTGCACTTAGCACTGGTCCTGTTATGGTTGTTAAGAGGTTTAGACATATGAACAAAGTTGGCAAGGAAGATTTCCATGAACATATGAGAAGGCTCGGCAGATTGAGCCATAAGAACTTGCTTCCTGTTCTGGCTTTCTATTAtaggaaggaggagaagcttttGGTCTTTGAATATGTCAACAATGTCAGCCTTGCTGTTTATCTTCATG GCAATAGCAAATCACGTGGGAACCAAAGCTTGGATTGGCCAACTCGTTTGAAAATTGTAAAAGGAGTAGCCAAAGGAATTTTATACCTCTACAATGAGCTACCAAGCTTAACTGCACCTCATGGTCACCTCAAGTCCTCAAATGTCCTTCTAACTGAAACCTTTGAGCCAGTTCTCACAGATTACGCCTTACTACCAGTCGTAAATatcgaacatgctcaagaacacATGATCTCATACAAAGCACCAGAGTACAAACAAACTAGCAAAATCAACAGGAAAACTGATGTTTGGACACTTGGTATGTTGATCCTAGAAATCTTGACTGGGAAATTTCCTTCAAATCTTTTAGGCAAAGGGAGTCAAGACACCGATGATTTGGCGACTTGGGTGAACTCTGTTCTTGGAGAGGATTCATCAAAAGAAGAGGTGTTTGATAAGGAAATGAAAGGAACACAAGATTGTGAGGGTGAAATGATGAAGCTATTGAAGGTTGGATTGAGTTGTTGTGAGGCTGATGTGGAGAAAAGATGGGATATAAAAGAGGCTGTGGAGAAAATtgaggaagtaaaagaaaaaggtgCTGCAGGGGATGGTGATTTCTTCTCTTCTGTTGCTGCAAGTGATGAAACTGACATGCATAATTCAAGATGA